Below is a window of Flavobacterium sp. N2820 DNA.
TGTTGGATATTTTTTTTCGGGACTTGATTCATAAGAAGGTGGTGTAACAACTGTAAAAGTTCTTGTTCCTATTTTTTTAGTTTGTATAGATTCAGGGGTTCGTTGCGCAAAAATGCTGGTTGTTGCTAACAAAATTAGCAAAAGAATTTTTTTCATGAGAAAATAGTTTGGTTAAATAGAGTAGCAATTTACTAATTTATTTCTTATTTAAAATAGGTAAAAGTAAATAAGATAATAAACCAAGAAATATAGTTAAAAGTGTTTGAGAAGTCCACACTAAGTATCCAAAAGCGGCACCTGTTTCTTTAGGAATTCCATATAAAAATAGCACGGTAGATATTGCTAAAGGATAAGCCCCAAGTCCGCCATTAGAAAACCCAACAGCAAGAGTGCCAAAAATAAATCCCATCACAACTACATCAAAACTAATATTTGAGGTTTCTGGTAGTGCAAAAATAGTTACGTAAAACATCATTAAATACGAAAACCAAATAAAAAAAGAATGAAAAATATAATTCCATTTGTCTTTCATTTTTAAGATACTTTGCATGCCTTCTATTAGCCCTGAAAGTTTTTGTTTTAGTTTTAAAATAATGTTCCATTCGGCATAAATCCATACTAAAACAAAAAGGATAACAAGTATAAGTCCTCCAATTGAAAGCCAAATTAGAGTTTCGAATTTTACACCTTTTTCAATTAAAAATTGATATATTTTGTCAAATTGCAAAACAAATCCGATTGCTAAAAAAAGTAAAAAAATAAGCATATCCACAATTCGCTCAGCTACTACAGTCCCAAACGCCTTGTCAAATGGTACATTTTCATATTTTTTCAATAAAGCGGCTCTGGATATTTCTCCTGAACGGGGAATGGTTAAATTGACCAAATACGAAACACAAACGGTCATTAAATCGTTTCGAAATTTAGTTTGATAACCTAAATGTTGTAAAGCATATTTCCAACGATATGCTCTTGACCAATAACCAAATAAAGCGATAAAAAGAGATAAAAAAATATAAAAGTAATCGGCTTTTAGGAAACTAATTTTTGTTTTTTCAATTTGTTCGGTAGTCATAGTACTATATTGATAATACATGATTCCCAATCCAATAAGTAATGGAATAATTAAGCTTAAAAATTTACGGAATGGTGTTTTCAAACTACGTTAAGGAGTTGTCTTTTTCGTTAGGAAAAACTAATGTAGGTTTGAATTTTTTTGCCTCTTCAAAGTCCATAATCCCATACGAAATAATAATTACGATATCACCTCTGTGTACTTTTCGAGCAGCGGGTCCGTTTAATGTAATTTCGCCAGTATTTCTTGGTCCTTTGATGGCATATGTTTCTAATCGCTCACCATTATTGATGTTAACGATTTGTACTTTTTCGCCTTCGATAATGTTAGAAGCTTCCATTAACGCTTCGTCAATGGTGATGCTACCTATGTAATTCAAATCGGCACCTGTAACAGTTACTCTATGAATTTTTGATTTTACTACTTGAATTTGCATGATGCAAAGGTAATTAATTTAGTGAAATATTATCAATTAATCTAATTTTCTCGATAAAAACCGCAATGAATCCGCGATATTTCTTGGTTGTATCTTTTGTTTCAGTGGATAAAAGTGTTTCTTCATCAGCAATTTCAAAATACTCTAATTCAAATTCAGGATGTTTTTTAAATGATTTTTCTACAAAGTGAATTGTTTCTGTGATCGATTCGTTTTGGAAGATTTCTTTAGCTTTGGTTAAAATTTCAAAAATCAAAGCTGCTTTTTTTCGAGCTTCTGGAGAAAGTCTTTCGTTTCTTGAACTCATTGCTAAACCACTTTTTTCTCTAAAAATAGAGCAACCAATAATATCTACAGGAAGCTTGTGTTTTGAAACCAATTTTCTAACGATTTGTAATTGTTGAAAATCTTTTTCGCCAAAATAAGCTTTATTAGGTTTAATAATTTCAAATAAACGTTTAACAATTGTGCCTACACCGTCAAAATGACCCGGTCTGTGTTGGCCTTCCATTTGGTGTTCTAATCCATCATATTCAAATGATTCTGAGATGGTATTTCCTTCATAAATATCAGAAACAGATGGCGCATATACAATAATTTTTTGGCTAACAAAGCTCATTTTTTCAACATCTTTTTCAAGTGTTCTCGGGTATTTTTCTAAATCTTCGGCATTATTAAATTGTGTTGGATTCACAAAAATACTCATCACTGTAATGTCGTTTTCTATAAGTGATTTTTCTAGTAAAGATAAGTGCCCTTCATGAAGCGCACCCATTGTTGGAACAAATCCAATAGATTTATTTTGATTGATTAATGGGCTTAAAAAAGCACTTAAATCGGACTTTTTGTTAAAAATGAGCATTTTGATAACGGTTAATTCGGATGCAAACTTACTATTTTAGTGGATAAATCCATAAAATTTTGTAATTTTGCAAGGTTTTTTAAAACATTAATTAACTAGAATACATTATGGAAGACAAGAGGATATTGTATGTATCATCTGAAGTGGTGCCTTATTTAGCAGAAAACGAAGTGTCGTTACAGTCGTATGAAATGCCTAAAATGATTAACGATTTAGGAGGTCAAATACGAATTTTTATGCCTAGGTATGGTAATATTAACGAAAGAAGACATCAATTACATGAAGTTATCCGTTTATCAGGAATGAACTTGGTGGTAAACGATATGGATATGCCTCTTATTATAAAGGTAGCTTCAATACCAAAAGAAAGAATTCAGGTATATTTTATCGATAATGATGAATATTTCAAAAGAAAAGCCACTTTTTCAGATGAAGAAGGTGTATTGTATCCAGATAATGATGAAAGAGCTATTTTCTTTGCGAAAGGTGTAGTTGAAACAGTTAAAAAGTTAAATTGGGTTCCAGATGTAATCCATGTACATGGATGGATGGCGGCATTATTGCCAGTTTATTTGAAACACTATTATAAAGATGAAGGGATTTTTGCAGAAACTAAAATCATTTCTTCAGTTTATGAACAAGGTTTTGAAGGAGAATTAGATACCAATTTATTAGATAAAATATTGTTTGATAATATTGATAAAGAAGCCGTAGCTTTAATTGAAAAACCAAGTTATGAAAACATAATGAAGCTTTCAGTTTTGCATTCAGATGCTGTGGTTATTGGTTCTGAGAAGCTTTCTCCAACTTTAACAAAATATATAGAAAGTTCAAACAAACCTTTTTTACCTTTCGCATCGAAAGACACAATTAAAGAAGTATATACTTCGTTTATTAAGAATAACGTATTATAAAAAGGGTAAACCCATTATGAAAAGCATTTTTTTAAAAATAACATTACTAGCAACAGCTTTGTTTACATTTACGTCATGTGACAAGGATTTTAATTCATTAGATTCAGATTTAGCAGACGACGCTCATTTTAATCTTGAAAAATATGAAGTTCAAAATTTAAAAGCTTATTCAAAAGCAACTGGGCCTGTACAGTCAAATAATTTACCTATCAGCGCATTAGGAATTTATGAAAATCCTTATTTTGGGGTTACAAAAGCACACTTTGTAAGCCAAATAGAATTGAGTAGTTCAAATCCAACTATTGGAGATTCTCCGGTTATAGACTCGGTTTATTTATATGTACCTTATTTTAGTACTTTAAAATCGACTTCAGAATCAGGAGAGAGAATTTATGAATTAGATTCTGTTTATGGCTATTCGGAAGACGCAAAGTTTAAGCTTCATGTATACGAAAATGGTTATTTTTTAAGAGATTTTGATCCTGCAGAAGATTTTCAAACTACTCAAAAATATTATTCAAACGAAAAAAGTTTAGTTGATGCCTATAAAGGGACTGAATTATTAAACAATAGTTCTAATGTTTCTCAAAATGAGGAATTTGTAATCAGTAACAAAGAATTATACATTTATAAAACAAATGGTAGTGGTTTGTATGTTGATGCGGCAGGTGCTGTTTTAGCAAATCAATCAGACGTTTCTCTTCGTGTTATAAAGGAAAGAAAAACACCAGGCATATGGTTGGATTTAAAAAATAGTTTTTTTCAACAAAAGATATTAGACGCAGCAGCTTCAGGGGTTTTATTTAACAACAACACTTTTAAAGAATATTTTAGAGGATTGTTATTTGAAGTAGAAGAAATTACTCCTGGTCAAGGAGCTATGGCTATGCTGGATTTTTCTGCAGCAGAGTTTAAAGTGCTTTTTAAATCTTCTATTGGAGGTGGAGATGCATTAAAAAGAACATTGAGTTTACAAATGGGGTATAAAGCTACGGCAAGTAAGAAAAGTAACAATGTTAATTTTATCGAGCATACTAAAAGTGCTACATATGATACAAAATTGTTAAGCTCAGACGAGGTTAATGGGGATGATAGATTGTATTTAAAAGGAGGTAATGGTTCAGTTGTATTTCTTGATGTATTTGGAGCTGATTCAGACAATAATACTATTCCAGATGAATTAGAACAGCTTAGAGCCGACATGTTAGCAAACAATTGGTTAATAAATGAAGCGAGTTTAACATTTCATATTGATAGAGATGTAATGGATATTACAGATGTAGTTGAACCACAGCGTATTTATATTTTTGATGCTACAAATAATAAACCAATTTTAGATTATTATGCTGATAATTCAACGAGCTCTAATCCTAAAAAGAATAAAGGTTCTTTCGGTGGTTTAATTGAAAAAGGCACAGATGGAAAGGGTTTAAAATATAAAATTAGACTTACTGAATATATAAAACAATTGATAAAAAATGAAAATGATGCTTATGATGATAATATTCGTATAGGTGTTGTTGTTATTGAATCAATAAATATTCCAGAAAACGCTTTCATTAATCCTGCTAATCCTATTTCAATAGGATCAGAATCAGTTGAATTTGTTCCTGTAACTTCAGTAATGAACCCATTAGGGACAGTTTTATATGGAACTAATGTGGCGCCACAAGATGAAGCTAAAAAATTAAAACTTGAAATTTATTTCACAAAACCTAACTAGTATTATATGTGTGGAATTGTAGGTTATATTGGTCATAGAGATGCTTATCCAGTTATTATTAAAGGATTACATCGTTTAGAATACAGAGGTTACGATAGTGCTGGTATTGTTTTATATGACGGAAAAGATTTAAAATTATCAAAAACTAAAGGGAAAGTTTCTGATTTAGAAGCAAAAGCCGAAAGTGAGAAAACAACTATTGGTAAAATAGGAATGGGACACACACGTTGGGCAACTCATGGAGTTCCTAATGATGTAAACTCGCACCCACATTTTTCTAACTCTGGAAAGTTAGTGATAATTCACAATGGGATCATCGAAAATTATGAACCATTGAAACAAGAATTAATCAAAAGAGGTTACACATTCAAGTCTGATACAGATACGGAAGTGTTAGTCAATTTGATTGAAGAAGTTAAGAAAAAAGAAAATTGCAAACTTGGTAAAGCGGTTCAAATTGCATTAAATCAAGTTATAGGTGCTTATGCTATTGCAGTAATTGATGTTGAAAAACCAGATGAAATTATCGTTGCTCGTTTAGGAAGTCCATTAGCAATTGGAATTGGTGAAGATGAGTTTTTTATCGCATCTGATGCAACTCCATTTATCGAATATACTTCAAATGCTATTTATTTAGAAGATGAAGAAATGGCAATTGTACGATTACACAAACCATTAAAAGTTAGAAAAATTAAAGACGATTCATTGGTTGATCCTTACATTCAAGAACTTCAATTAAACTTGGAGCAAATTGAAAAAGGGGGTTATGATCATTTCATGATGAAAGAAATCTACGAACAACCAAGCGTAATCAAAGACACTTACAGAGGAAGACTTTTGGCGAACAAAGGAATTATCCAAATGTCAGGTGTTGAAGATAATTTAGAAAAATTCTTAAACGCAAAACGAATCCTTATTGTAGCTTGTGGGACTTCATGGCACGCAGGTTTAGTTGCAGAATATATTATCGAAGAATTTTCAAGAATTCCAGTAGAAGTAGAATACGCATCCGAATTCCGTTATAGAAATCCAATCATCAATAAAGATGATGTTGTTATCGCAATTTCACAATCAGGTGAAACGGCAGATACGTTAGCAGCAATCAAATTGGCTAAAGAAAACGGAGCTTTTGTGTTTGGAGTTTGCAACGTGGTAGGTTCTTCAATTTCTCGTGAAACTCATGCAGGTGCTTACACTCACGCGGGTCCAGAAATCGGAGTAGCATCTACAAAAGCATTTACAACTCAAATTACCATTCTTACCTTGTTAGCACTACGTTTAGCAAAAGCAAAAGGGACGATGAATAATTCAGATTACCAACGTTATTTGTTGGAATTAGAATTAATGCCAGAAAAAGTTCAAGAGGCTTTATTAACAAATGATGTTGCTAAACAAATTGCCGAAATTTACAAAGATGCAACCAATTGCTTATACTTAGGAAGAGGTTATAACTTTCCAGTAGCTTTAGAAGGTGCATTAAAATTAAAAGAAATTTCATATATCCACGCAGAAGGATATCCAGCAGCAGAAATGAAGCACGGGCCAATTGCGTTGATTGACGAACATATGCCAGTAATCGTAATTGCTCCAAATAAAGGACATTATGATAAAGTGGTAAGTAATATTCAAGAAATAAAATCAAGAAGCGGTAAAATTATTGCTGTAGTTACTAAAGGAGATACGCAAGTTAAAGCTTTAGCTGACCACGTAATTGAAATTCCAGAAACAAACGAACCATTTACACCGTTATTAACTACAATTCCGTTACAATTATTATCGTATCATATTGCAGTTTTAAGAGGTTGTAATGTCGATCAACCTAGGAATTTAGCAAAATCCGTTACCGTAGAATAACATTTTAAAAGCGAAATTGGAAGATTTCGCTTTTTTATTGCAAAAAATTCAAAAAATAAATTGCAAAATTGTTTTAGAAAAAACTATCTTTGCACTCGGAAAAATACATCATTTTTTCAACATTAATTAGCTATTAAATAAATACATAAGCAATGTCTAGAATCACAGGAAAAGTTGCACAAATTATCGGGCCAGTTGTTGACGTCGTTTTTAATGACTCAAATAACGAATTACCTAAAATTTATGATTCATTAGAAATCACTAAAAAAGATGGTACTTTATTAGTACTTGAAGTTCAATCTCACATTGGTGAAAACACTGTTCGTACCATTTCTATGGACTCTACAGACGGTTTAGCAAGAGGTGTTGAAGTAGTTGCTACTGGTGCACCAATTCAAATGCCAATTGGAGCGGACGTTTTTGGTCGTTTATTTAATGTAATTGGTGATGCAATTGACGGTTTAGGAGATTTACCTAAAGCAGGCGCAAACGGTTTACCAATCCACAGAACAGCTCCAAAATTTGAAGACTTATCAACTTCTTCTGAAGTTTTATTTACAGGAATCAAAGTAATCGACCTTATTGAGCCTTATGCAAAAGGAGGGAAAATTGGATTATTTGGTGGTGCTGGAGTAGGTAAAACAGTATTGATTCAGGAGTTGATTAACAATATTGCAAAAGGTCACGGTGGACTTTCTGTATTCGCAGGAGTAGGTGAAAGAACACGTGAAGGAAATGACTTACTTCGTGAGATGTTAGAGTC
It encodes the following:
- a CDS encoding lysylphosphatidylglycerol synthase transmembrane domain-containing protein; amino-acid sequence: MKTPFRKFLSLIIPLLIGLGIMYYQYSTMTTEQIEKTKISFLKADYFYIFLSLFIALFGYWSRAYRWKYALQHLGYQTKFRNDLMTVCVSYLVNLTIPRSGEISRAALLKKYENVPFDKAFGTVVAERIVDMLIFLLFLAIGFVLQFDKIYQFLIEKGVKFETLIWLSIGGLILVILFVLVWIYAEWNIILKLKQKLSGLIEGMQSILKMKDKWNYIFHSFFIWFSYLMMFYVTIFALPETSNISFDVVVMGFIFGTLAVGFSNGGLGAYPLAISTVLFLYGIPKETGAAFGYLVWTSQTLLTIFLGLLSYLLLPILNKK
- the panD gene encoding aspartate 1-decarboxylase, producing the protein MQIQVVKSKIHRVTVTGADLNYIGSITIDEALMEASNIIEGEKVQIVNINNGERLETYAIKGPRNTGEITLNGPAARKVHRGDIVIIISYGIMDFEEAKKFKPTLVFPNEKDNSLT
- the panC gene encoding pantoate--beta-alanine ligase, whose amino-acid sequence is MLIFNKKSDLSAFLSPLINQNKSIGFVPTMGALHEGHLSLLEKSLIENDITVMSIFVNPTQFNNAEDLEKYPRTLEKDVEKMSFVSQKIIVYAPSVSDIYEGNTISESFEYDGLEHQMEGQHRPGHFDGVGTIVKRLFEIIKPNKAYFGEKDFQQLQIVRKLVSKHKLPVDIIGCSIFREKSGLAMSSRNERLSPEARKKAALIFEILTKAKEIFQNESITETIHFVEKSFKKHPEFELEYFEIADEETLLSTETKDTTKKYRGFIAVFIEKIRLIDNISLN
- a CDS encoding glycogen/starch synthase, whose protein sequence is MEDKRILYVSSEVVPYLAENEVSLQSYEMPKMINDLGGQIRIFMPRYGNINERRHQLHEVIRLSGMNLVVNDMDMPLIIKVASIPKERIQVYFIDNDEYFKRKATFSDEEGVLYPDNDERAIFFAKGVVETVKKLNWVPDVIHVHGWMAALLPVYLKHYYKDEGIFAETKIISSVYEQGFEGELDTNLLDKILFDNIDKEAVALIEKPSYENIMKLSVLHSDAVVIGSEKLSPTLTKYIESSNKPFLPFASKDTIKEVYTSFIKNNVL
- a CDS encoding DUF4270 domain-containing protein, with amino-acid sequence MKSIFLKITLLATALFTFTSCDKDFNSLDSDLADDAHFNLEKYEVQNLKAYSKATGPVQSNNLPISALGIYENPYFGVTKAHFVSQIELSSSNPTIGDSPVIDSVYLYVPYFSTLKSTSESGERIYELDSVYGYSEDAKFKLHVYENGYFLRDFDPAEDFQTTQKYYSNEKSLVDAYKGTELLNNSSNVSQNEEFVISNKELYIYKTNGSGLYVDAAGAVLANQSDVSLRVIKERKTPGIWLDLKNSFFQQKILDAAASGVLFNNNTFKEYFRGLLFEVEEITPGQGAMAMLDFSAAEFKVLFKSSIGGGDALKRTLSLQMGYKATASKKSNNVNFIEHTKSATYDTKLLSSDEVNGDDRLYLKGGNGSVVFLDVFGADSDNNTIPDELEQLRADMLANNWLINEASLTFHIDRDVMDITDVVEPQRIYIFDATNNKPILDYYADNSTSSNPKKNKGSFGGLIEKGTDGKGLKYKIRLTEYIKQLIKNENDAYDDNIRIGVVVIESINIPENAFINPANPISIGSESVEFVPVTSVMNPLGTVLYGTNVAPQDEAKKLKLEIYFTKPN
- the glmS gene encoding glutamine--fructose-6-phosphate transaminase (isomerizing) yields the protein MCGIVGYIGHRDAYPVIIKGLHRLEYRGYDSAGIVLYDGKDLKLSKTKGKVSDLEAKAESEKTTIGKIGMGHTRWATHGVPNDVNSHPHFSNSGKLVIIHNGIIENYEPLKQELIKRGYTFKSDTDTEVLVNLIEEVKKKENCKLGKAVQIALNQVIGAYAIAVIDVEKPDEIIVARLGSPLAIGIGEDEFFIASDATPFIEYTSNAIYLEDEEMAIVRLHKPLKVRKIKDDSLVDPYIQELQLNLEQIEKGGYDHFMMKEIYEQPSVIKDTYRGRLLANKGIIQMSGVEDNLEKFLNAKRILIVACGTSWHAGLVAEYIIEEFSRIPVEVEYASEFRYRNPIINKDDVVIAISQSGETADTLAAIKLAKENGAFVFGVCNVVGSSISRETHAGAYTHAGPEIGVASTKAFTTQITILTLLALRLAKAKGTMNNSDYQRYLLELELMPEKVQEALLTNDVAKQIAEIYKDATNCLYLGRGYNFPVALEGALKLKEISYIHAEGYPAAEMKHGPIALIDEHMPVIVIAPNKGHYDKVVSNIQEIKSRSGKIIAVVTKGDTQVKALADHVIEIPETNEPFTPLLTTIPLQLLSYHIAVLRGCNVDQPRNLAKSVTVE